A single window of Hymenobacter sp. APR13 DNA harbors:
- a CDS encoding Gfo/Idh/MocA family protein, whose product MADSSAAVRFAICGVGHIGRRHAALVARHPGAQLVALIDTNPEVQAELATEFSGVPFFASLDDYLIYGPAADVLTIATPNGLHAPQAVRGLRAGLHVVVEKPLALSKADAEQIVHTALQTGRFVFGVMQNRYSPPAAWLKQVMDEGRLGQVYLVQLNCFWNRDERYYTPGSWHGTRALDGGTLFTQFSHFVDLLYWVFGDITNISARFRDFNHAGLTEFEDSGLVTFDLLRGGSGTLQYSTAVWDRNLESSLTVVAEHGSLRLGGQYMDKVDYCHLRDYQMPELAPTNPANQYGPYQGSAANHVHVIDNVVDTIQQRGVATTNALEGLKVVEMIERIYALRNLNLRQG is encoded by the coding sequence TTGGCTGATTCTTCTGCTGCCGTTCGTTTTGCCATTTGCGGCGTGGGCCACATCGGGCGCCGCCACGCCGCACTGGTGGCGCGCCACCCCGGCGCCCAACTCGTGGCCCTAATCGACACAAACCCCGAAGTGCAGGCGGAGCTGGCTACCGAGTTTTCCGGCGTGCCGTTCTTCGCCTCCCTCGATGACTACCTAATCTACGGCCCCGCCGCCGACGTGCTGACCATTGCCACGCCCAACGGCCTGCACGCTCCGCAGGCAGTGCGCGGCCTGCGCGCCGGCCTGCACGTGGTGGTGGAAAAACCGCTGGCCCTGAGCAAAGCCGATGCCGAGCAGATTGTACACACGGCGCTGCAAACCGGCCGTTTTGTGTTTGGGGTGATGCAGAACCGTTACTCGCCGCCGGCTGCCTGGCTGAAGCAGGTGATGGACGAAGGCCGCCTGGGACAGGTGTATCTGGTGCAGCTCAACTGCTTCTGGAACCGCGACGAGCGGTATTACACGCCCGGCAGCTGGCACGGCACCCGCGCCCTCGACGGCGGCACGCTCTTCACCCAGTTCAGCCATTTCGTGGATTTGCTCTACTGGGTGTTCGGCGACATCACCAATATCTCGGCCCGCTTCCGCGACTTCAACCACGCCGGCCTCACCGAATTCGAAGATAGCGGCCTCGTCACGTTCGACCTGCTGCGCGGTGGCAGCGGCACCCTGCAATACAGCACTGCCGTCTGGGACCGGAACCTGGAAAGCTCCCTCACGGTGGTGGCCGAGCACGGCAGCCTGCGCCTCGGCGGCCAGTACATGGACAAAGTGGACTACTGCCACCTGCGCGACTACCAGATGCCCGAACTCGCGCCCACCAACCCTGCCAACCAATATGGCCCCTACCAAGGCTCCGCCGCCAACCACGTCCACGTCATCGACAACGTAGTCGACACCATCCAGCAGCGTGGCGTAGCCACCACTAATGCGCTAGAAGGCCTGAAGGTGGTGGAGATGATTGAGCGGATTTATGCGTTGAGAAATCTTAACCTACGGCAAGGCTGA
- a CDS encoding M48 family metalloprotease, producing MRRSFLTLLLPLAGVAALTTAAVNKPAQFSLFSIQQDIELGARVARQTDSTYRAKGQLLERNSRNARAYQLLDGVVKRVLDNGNLKYRTQFPWSVKIIKDDAVQNAFATPGGYIYVYSGLIKFLDNESELAGILGHEIAHADRRHSTQMLQKQYGTSLLLGIVLGNRSNSQLVQLAAGVGQLKFSRDYELDADKYSTIYLNGTRYYDCDGAAGFFIKAEKQGGGGTPEFLSTHPNPGSRITNIQKSAQALGCASRTVSNTNFAELKRLL from the coding sequence ATGCGCCGTTCTTTCCTGACACTGCTGCTGCCGCTGGCCGGCGTAGCGGCCCTAACTACCGCCGCCGTTAACAAGCCCGCCCAGTTCAGCCTGTTTTCCATTCAGCAGGATATTGAGCTGGGGGCCCGGGTGGCCCGCCAGACCGACTCCACCTACCGCGCTAAAGGCCAGCTGCTGGAGCGCAACTCCCGCAATGCCCGCGCCTACCAGCTGCTCGACGGGGTGGTGAAGCGCGTGCTCGACAACGGCAACCTGAAGTACCGCACCCAGTTTCCGTGGAGCGTGAAGATCATCAAGGACGACGCCGTGCAGAACGCCTTTGCCACGCCTGGCGGCTACATCTACGTGTACTCGGGCCTGATCAAGTTCCTGGACAATGAAAGCGAGCTGGCCGGCATCCTGGGCCACGAAATTGCCCACGCCGACCGCCGCCACAGCACCCAGATGCTGCAGAAGCAGTACGGTACCAGCCTGCTGCTGGGCATCGTGCTCGGCAACCGCTCTAACAGCCAGCTGGTGCAGCTGGCGGCGGGCGTGGGTCAGCTCAAGTTCAGCCGCGACTACGAGCTGGACGCCGACAAATACTCCACCATCTACCTCAACGGCACCCGCTACTACGACTGCGACGGGGCCGCCGGCTTCTTCATCAAGGCTGAAAAGCAGGGGGGAGGCGGTACGCCCGAGTTCCTGAGTACCCACCCCAACCCCGGCTCGCGCATCACCAACATCCAGAAGAGCGCCCAGGCCCTGGGCTGCGCCAGCCGCACGGTCAGCAACACCAACTTTGCGGAGCTGAAGCGGCTGCTGTAA
- a CDS encoding DegT/DnrJ/EryC1/StrS family aminotransferase has protein sequence MPTATQPPQPIQLLDLPAQHAPILGELEAVLHHALKEAAFIQGPAVQQFTRELSHYLGGPHVVPCANGTDALQLALMALRLPPGAEVIVPAFTYVATLEAAAVLGLVPVPADVLPGTFNLDPQAAAAALTPRTGAIVAVHLFGQCADLEALRSLANQHGVALIEDNAQAIGATFQTSQGETWVAGTVGEVGTTSFFPSKNLGGFGDGGALFTRDEARATYLRQLANHGQDRKYHHAHIGLNSRLDTLQAALLRVKLPHLPAWTAARQHVAARYDAALADVPGLAVPARDPRSTHVFHQYTLTLPNDRPGRRDALQQHLAAHGVPSAVYYPLPTHLQPAYAHLGYRAGQFPVAERLCRTVLSLPIHPTLSDEQVAYVVTVVRAGCLSGTGGS, from the coding sequence GTGCCTACTGCTACCCAGCCTCCGCAACCTATTCAGCTTCTCGATCTGCCAGCCCAGCATGCGCCTATTCTGGGTGAGCTGGAAGCGGTACTGCACCATGCACTAAAGGAAGCCGCTTTCATCCAGGGGCCGGCTGTCCAGCAATTCACCCGAGAGCTGAGCCATTACCTCGGCGGGCCGCACGTGGTGCCCTGCGCCAACGGCACCGATGCCCTGCAGCTGGCTCTGATGGCATTGCGCCTGCCGCCCGGCGCCGAGGTGATAGTGCCGGCTTTCACCTACGTAGCCACGCTGGAGGCCGCGGCCGTCCTGGGGCTGGTGCCCGTGCCGGCCGACGTGCTGCCTGGCACCTTCAACCTCGATCCGCAGGCTGCCGCCGCGGCCCTCACGCCTCGCACCGGAGCCATTGTGGCCGTGCATCTGTTTGGGCAGTGCGCCGATTTGGAGGCGCTCCGCAGCCTGGCCAACCAGCACGGCGTGGCCCTGATTGAGGACAACGCCCAGGCCATCGGGGCCACGTTCCAGACCAGCCAGGGCGAAACCTGGGTGGCCGGCACGGTGGGGGAGGTAGGTACTACGTCGTTCTTTCCCAGCAAAAACCTGGGCGGCTTCGGTGATGGCGGCGCGCTGTTTACCCGCGACGAAGCCCGCGCCACCTATCTGCGCCAGCTCGCCAACCACGGCCAGGACCGCAAATACCACCACGCCCACATCGGCCTCAACTCCCGCCTCGATACGCTGCAGGCCGCGCTGCTGCGCGTGAAGCTGCCCCACCTGCCCGCCTGGACCGCCGCCCGCCAGCACGTGGCCGCCCGCTACGATGCCGCCTTAGCCGACGTGCCCGGCCTGGCGGTGCCGGCCCGCGACCCGCGCAGCACCCACGTCTTTCACCAGTACACCCTCACACTCCCTAACGACAGGCCCGGCCGCCGCGACGCGCTGCAGCAGCATCTGGCGGCGCATGGCGTGCCCAGCGCCGTGTACTATCCGCTACCCACGCATCTGCAGCCGGCCTACGCCCACCTGGGCTACCGCGCCGGACAATTTCCGGTGGCTGAGCGGCTGTGCCGCACGGTGCTGTCGTTACCGATTCATCCCACGCTCAGCGACGAGCAGGTAGCGTACGTAGTGACCGTGGTGCGGGCCGGCTGCCTTTCCGGCACCGGCGGAAGCTGA
- a CDS encoding DUF6565 domain-containing protein has translation MFKKQLTLHALSALLLMGGAAFTQTSCSQNQQKEISAESDQAYNDFATFVSDAEAKADAVATQAEADYDRETAQMKADFDAKVAAVDKYADGYDDARRQEIEALRTRYTAAYDKREMAWKNRADAGMATTGATTDMSTMKPGKYYTPMSPAAQITAANARATYEKFVANVKQNEDKYDIEDWRYINSEWRALDEAYDKVKGDIPAKDLAEIQKEKLKYAAFKSFDKSEARAAQGAAAVSGEAKEVKAETADERSKVGQAASNTASDVKDAGKKVGGAVKGAFKEVKSEVKNTDND, from the coding sequence ATGTTCAAGAAACAACTCACCCTCCACGCTCTGTCGGCCTTGCTGCTGATGGGCGGCGCCGCCTTCACTCAGACCAGCTGTAGCCAAAACCAGCAGAAGGAAATTTCTGCCGAAAGCGACCAGGCTTACAACGACTTTGCCACGTTCGTTTCGGATGCCGAAGCCAAGGCCGATGCCGTAGCCACCCAGGCTGAAGCCGACTACGACCGTGAAACCGCGCAAATGAAGGCCGATTTCGATGCTAAAGTAGCTGCTGTCGATAAGTACGCTGATGGCTACGACGACGCTCGTCGTCAGGAAATTGAGGCCCTGCGCACCCGCTACACTGCCGCTTACGACAAGCGCGAAATGGCCTGGAAAAACCGTGCCGATGCTGGTATGGCCACCACCGGTGCCACTACTGATATGAGCACCATGAAGCCGGGCAAATACTACACGCCCATGAGCCCTGCCGCCCAGATTACGGCTGCCAACGCCCGCGCTACCTACGAGAAGTTTGTAGCCAACGTGAAGCAGAATGAAGACAAGTACGACATCGAAGACTGGCGCTATATCAACTCAGAGTGGCGCGCGTTGGATGAAGCCTATGACAAAGTGAAAGGCGACATCCCCGCTAAAGACCTGGCCGAAATCCAGAAGGAAAAGTTGAAATACGCTGCCTTCAAATCATTTGACAAATCGGAAGCCCGCGCGGCACAAGGCGCGGCAGCCGTTAGTGGCGAAGCCAAGGAAGTGAAAGCCGAAACCGCCGATGAGCGCAGCAAAGTAGGCCAAGCCGCCAGCAACACTGCTTCCGACGTGAAAGACGCTGGCAAGAAGGTAGGTGGGGCCGTGAAAGGCGCATTCAAGGAAGTGAAATCGGAAGTCAAGAATACCGATAACGACTAA
- a CDS encoding glycosyltransferase, with the protein MRKSEVSFPGLSVLIPVYNRDVTPLVRALLAQAADWGGPVEIHCLDDASEPRYRCLNQALADLPGVCYQELPHNVGRAAIRNQLAAAARHEWLLLLDNDSLLPDDQFLARYAAALLLAPVLVGGTTYEAQPPAESALYLRWLYGRRREARPAALRQRAPHGQLTLNNMLVQTAVFHRFGLDETLTRYGHEDTKFGWLLRQAGTAVHHLDNPVLHDGLEPAAVFLGKTHDAVRNLARLYHAEGLGADTKLLKAALQLRRWGLGEAVRVAFALRQQQVRRNLLSSQPSLRQLDALKLYWLLTELK; encoded by the coding sequence ATGCGCAAATCTGAGGTGAGCTTTCCGGGACTTTCGGTGCTGATTCCGGTGTACAACCGCGACGTGACGCCGCTAGTACGCGCCCTGCTGGCCCAGGCCGCCGACTGGGGCGGGCCGGTGGAAATCCACTGCCTCGACGACGCCTCCGAGCCCCGGTACCGCTGCCTCAACCAGGCGCTGGCCGATTTGCCGGGCGTCTGCTATCAGGAGCTGCCGCACAATGTGGGGCGCGCCGCCATTCGCAACCAGCTGGCCGCCGCCGCCCGCCACGAGTGGCTGCTTCTGCTCGACAACGACAGCCTGCTGCCCGACGACCAGTTTCTGGCCCGCTATGCCGCAGCCCTGCTGCTGGCGCCGGTGTTGGTAGGGGGCACCACCTACGAAGCACAGCCGCCGGCCGAGTCGGCCTTATACCTGCGCTGGCTCTACGGGCGCCGCCGCGAAGCCCGGCCAGCAGCCCTGCGCCAGCGAGCCCCACACGGCCAGCTCACCCTCAACAACATGCTGGTGCAGACCGCCGTGTTCCACCGCTTCGGCCTCGATGAAACCCTGACCCGCTACGGCCACGAAGACACCAAATTCGGGTGGCTGCTGCGGCAGGCCGGTACCGCCGTGCACCACCTCGACAACCCCGTGCTGCACGACGGCCTGGAGCCCGCCGCCGTGTTTCTGGGCAAAACCCACGATGCCGTGCGCAACCTGGCCCGCCTCTACCACGCCGAAGGCCTGGGCGCCGACACCAAGCTGCTGAAAGCGGCCCTGCAGCTGCGCCGCTGGGGTTTGGGCGAGGCTGTGCGCGTGGCCTTTGCGCTTCGGCAGCAGCAGGTGCGCCGCAACCTTCTTTCCAGCCAGCCCAGCCTGCGCCAGCTCGACGCCCTGAAGCTGTACTGGCTGCTCACGGAGCTGAAGTAG
- a CDS encoding cell division ATP-binding protein FtsE codes for MPTATNPVIELHDAYIMQDVNTVLQKVTFTLDKGEFAYLVGRTGSGKSSLLKTLYADLALGGGTGTVVGFALPKLSSGSKVPFLRRKLGIIFQDFQLLFDRTVAENLLFVLNATGWKGKARKQQRISEVLMQVGLANSAAKMPHQLSGGEQQRVVIARALLNEPLLLLADEPTGNLDPDVADSIMHLFVEINNSGTAVLMATHNYQIIQQYPKRVLKCEKGQLVDSATTPFQLNSLN; via the coding sequence ATGCCTACTGCCACCAACCCCGTTATCGAGCTCCACGACGCCTACATCATGCAGGACGTGAACACCGTGCTGCAAAAGGTGACGTTCACGCTCGACAAAGGCGAATTTGCGTATCTGGTGGGCCGCACGGGCTCCGGCAAAAGCTCCTTGTTGAAGACTCTGTACGCCGACCTGGCCCTGGGCGGCGGCACGGGCACGGTGGTAGGGTTTGCGCTGCCCAAGCTGAGCAGCGGCAGCAAGGTGCCGTTTCTGCGGCGCAAGCTGGGCATCATCTTCCAGGATTTCCAGCTGCTCTTCGACCGCACGGTGGCTGAAAACCTGCTGTTTGTGCTGAACGCCACCGGCTGGAAAGGCAAGGCCCGCAAGCAGCAGCGGATTTCGGAGGTGCTCATGCAGGTGGGGTTGGCCAACTCGGCCGCCAAGATGCCGCACCAGCTGTCCGGCGGCGAGCAGCAGCGCGTGGTCATTGCCCGGGCCCTGCTCAACGAGCCGTTGCTACTGCTCGCCGACGAGCCCACCGGCAACCTCGACCCCGACGTAGCCGACAGCATCATGCACCTGTTCGTGGAAATCAACAACTCCGGCACGGCCGTGCTCATGGCCACCCACAACTACCAGATCATCCAGCAGTACCCCAAGCGCGTACTCAAATGTGAAAAAGGGCAGCTGGTAGACTCCGCCACTACGCCGTTTCAGCTCAATTCCTTAAACTAG
- the fsa gene encoding fructose-6-phosphate aldolase: MKFFIDTANLKEIQEAVELGVLDGVTTNPSLMAKEGIRGTDAVLSHYKQICELVDGDVSAEVIATDFEGIIREGEALADLHPNIVVKVPMIRDGVKAIKYFSEKGIKTNCTLIFSAGQALLAAKAGATYVSPFVGRLDDIGHDGLQLVQQIVDIFSNYGYPTQVLAASVRHVPHLLQCAELGADVVTCPLNVITGLLNHPLTDKGLATFLADHAKVNG; the protein is encoded by the coding sequence ATGAAATTTTTCATTGACACCGCCAACCTGAAAGAAATTCAGGAGGCCGTAGAACTTGGCGTCCTCGACGGCGTGACCACCAACCCCTCGCTGATGGCCAAAGAGGGCATCCGCGGCACCGACGCGGTGCTGAGCCACTACAAGCAGATCTGCGAGCTGGTGGATGGCGACGTGTCGGCCGAGGTAATTGCCACCGATTTCGAGGGCATCATCCGGGAAGGCGAGGCCCTGGCCGACCTGCACCCCAACATCGTGGTGAAAGTACCCATGATCCGGGACGGCGTAAAAGCCATTAAGTATTTCTCGGAGAAAGGCATCAAAACCAATTGTACGCTGATTTTCTCGGCCGGGCAGGCCCTGCTGGCCGCCAAAGCCGGTGCCACCTACGTGTCGCCGTTTGTGGGCCGCCTCGATGACATCGGGCACGATGGCCTGCAGCTGGTGCAGCAGATCGTGGACATCTTCTCGAACTACGGCTACCCCACGCAGGTGCTGGCCGCCTCCGTGCGCCACGTGCCGCACCTGCTGCAGTGCGCCGAGCTGGGCGCCGACGTGGTAACCTGCCCGCTCAACGTCATCACGGGCCTGCTCAACCACCCGCTCACCGACAAAGGCCTGGCCACCTTCCTGGCCGACCACGCCAAGGTGAATGGCTAA
- a CDS encoding carboxypeptidase-like regulatory domain-containing protein, which translates to MFFKVLLLGVLGGGVGAGLAPGAAPVQAVPQQTAPHQLVGTVASRSGEPLAGATVMIVANRNSSVITNSAGRFLLPSPQPTPELHVSFAGYYDTTVVMPPAGQPLVVELRPVARYKKQLKKQLKSADKAWRKN; encoded by the coding sequence ATGTTTTTCAAAGTTTTACTTCTGGGGGTGTTGGGTGGAGGAGTAGGCGCCGGACTGGCACCGGGCGCGGCACCAGTGCAAGCCGTGCCGCAGCAGACGGCCCCGCACCAGCTGGTGGGCACCGTGGCCAGCCGCAGCGGCGAGCCGCTGGCCGGGGCCACCGTCATGATAGTGGCCAACCGCAACTCCTCGGTCATCACCAACTCGGCCGGTCGCTTTCTGCTGCCCAGCCCGCAGCCCACGCCCGAGCTGCACGTCAGCTTCGCCGGCTACTACGACACCACCGTGGTGATGCCGCCGGCCGGCCAGCCGCTGGTAGTGGAGCTGCGCCCGGTGGCCCGCTACAAGAAGCAGCTTAAGAAACAGCTGAAGTCGGCCGACAAGGCGTGGCGCAAAAACTAG
- the guaA gene encoding glutamine-hydrolyzing GMP synthase yields MPQQILILDFGSQYTQLIARRIRELNVYCEIHPYTHAPALTEDIRGVVLSGSPCSVRDADSPDPDLSAYLGQVPVLGVCYGAQLLAHQQGGEVLPATIREYGRARLSHVHHESPLLHGVPTESQVWMSHGDTIKTLPDGFDIVASTPEVAVAAFKIQGQETYGIQFHPEVTHSTDGKTLLQNFVVNICGLDQSWTPEHFVDSMVETLQRTIGEEDQVILGLSGGVDSSVAALLLHKAIGTRLHGIFVNNGLLRKDEYEQVLHSYQGLGLNVRGVDASQEFYDSLAGLTDPEQKRKAIGRTFIEVFDREAQKVEGARWLAQGTIYPDVIESVSVKGPAVTIKSHHNVGGLPEKMNLRIVEPLRALFKDEVREVGHTLELPEHILHRHPFPGPGLGIRILGDITPEKVDLLQRADAIFINGLKEHGLYEKVWQAGVMLLPVQSVGVMGDERTYERVVALRAVTSVDGMTADWAHLPYEFLAEVSNKIINQVRGINRVVYDISSKPPATIEWE; encoded by the coding sequence ATGCCTCAACAAATCCTGATTCTCGATTTTGGGTCGCAGTACACCCAGCTCATTGCCCGGCGCATCCGGGAGCTGAATGTCTACTGCGAAATTCATCCGTATACCCACGCCCCGGCCCTCACTGAGGATATCCGGGGCGTTGTGCTTTCGGGCTCCCCGTGTTCCGTGCGCGACGCCGACTCGCCTGACCCCGACCTGAGCGCCTACCTGGGCCAGGTGCCGGTGCTGGGCGTATGCTACGGCGCGCAGCTGCTGGCCCACCAGCAGGGCGGCGAAGTGCTGCCGGCCACCATCCGTGAGTACGGCCGCGCCCGCCTCAGCCACGTGCACCACGAATCGCCTTTGCTGCACGGTGTGCCCACCGAGTCGCAGGTGTGGATGTCGCACGGCGACACGATTAAGACGCTGCCGGACGGCTTTGATATTGTGGCCAGCACGCCGGAAGTGGCCGTGGCGGCTTTCAAAATCCAGGGGCAGGAAACCTACGGTATCCAGTTCCACCCCGAAGTCACGCACTCGACGGACGGCAAAACGCTGCTCCAGAACTTCGTGGTGAACATCTGCGGCCTCGACCAGAGCTGGACCCCGGAGCACTTCGTGGACAGCATGGTGGAAACTCTGCAGCGCACCATCGGGGAGGAAGACCAGGTGATTCTGGGCCTTTCGGGCGGGGTCGATTCGTCGGTGGCGGCTTTGCTGCTGCACAAGGCCATCGGCACGCGCCTGCACGGCATCTTCGTGAACAACGGGCTGCTGCGCAAAGACGAGTACGAGCAGGTGCTCCACTCCTACCAGGGCCTGGGGCTGAACGTGCGCGGCGTGGATGCCTCGCAGGAATTCTACGACTCGCTGGCGGGCCTGACGGACCCGGAGCAGAAGCGCAAGGCCATCGGCCGCACCTTTATTGAGGTGTTCGACCGCGAAGCCCAGAAGGTGGAGGGCGCCCGCTGGCTGGCCCAGGGCACCATCTACCCCGACGTGATTGAGTCGGTATCGGTGAAAGGCCCGGCCGTGACCATCAAGAGCCACCACAACGTGGGCGGCTTACCCGAGAAGATGAACCTGCGGATTGTGGAGCCGTTGCGCGCTTTGTTCAAGGACGAGGTGCGCGAAGTAGGCCACACCCTGGAGCTGCCCGAGCACATCCTGCACCGCCACCCCTTCCCCGGCCCCGGCCTGGGCATCCGCATCCTCGGCGACATTACGCCCGAGAAAGTGGACCTATTGCAGCGCGCCGACGCCATCTTCATCAACGGACTGAAAGAGCACGGCCTCTACGAGAAAGTGTGGCAGGCCGGCGTGATGCTGCTGCCGGTACAAAGCGTGGGCGTGATGGGCGACGAGCGCACCTACGAGCGGGTGGTAGCCCTGCGCGCCGTAACCAGCGTGGACGGCATGACGGCCGACTGGGCTCACCTGCCCTACGAGTTCCTGGCCGAGGTCAGCAACAAAATCATCAACCAGGTGCGCGGCATCAACCGCGTGGTGTACGACATCAGCTCGAAGCCGCCCGCAACGATTGAGTGGGAATAG
- a CDS encoding DUF4153 domain-containing protein gives MKLPSLQLLAAEAARAVRRFPLTLLCSLLLGAAGIYYQRLSYTEKNHADWLFPLLSAAGLGLTLTLNVALAGERYRWPVWRKALAAAGAVGLLVLWYVLCPTELTIVWGLRLLLLLLGLHLLVAVVPYLPQLRHRTDTPGFWRYNENLFLRLLTGGLYSGVLYVGCALALTAIENLFELKLDRHVYEHLFTVLATGFNTWFFLAGVPHDWGALEQEAPYPKGLKLFTQFVLLPLVVLYLLILYAYLARIVVRWELPEGWVSILILAFSVAGIFALLLIHPIRNAPENTWLRTFARWFYRALFPLLGLLFVAIGTRVSQYGITEERYFVLLLAAWLAVVAAYFLWRQGQGIIRIPASLAVVAFLAAGGPWGAFAVAERSQLNQLREISTRYGLLKNGKLDGAGKRVPELPAATQKQVASIFDFFAKRNSVERLQPLFATTLIPADSLLNKDGWQKNNWLKKRLFSVSGLEGPDSYDYREEIESTRQTFYAKPPDVRSLGNGKYWVANINSDVVETGGSIPLSLREGNFRLYFPDSGARILLEQERADGSWQLQLTTYPGRLADSMAAGIGRQPDRSLEVPDQALTLHVSNRRHTLDLYLQRLSYDTGNKLSYSFEGSALLTIAAP, from the coding sequence ATGAAACTTCCTTCCCTGCAGCTGCTGGCGGCCGAAGCGGCCCGCGCCGTGCGGCGCTTCCCCCTGACGCTGCTGTGCAGCCTGCTGCTGGGCGCGGCCGGCATCTACTACCAGCGGCTCAGCTACACCGAGAAAAACCACGCCGATTGGCTGTTTCCGCTGCTGTCGGCGGCCGGGCTGGGTTTGACGCTCACGCTGAACGTGGCGCTGGCCGGGGAGCGGTACCGCTGGCCGGTGTGGCGGAAAGCCCTGGCCGCCGCCGGGGCGGTGGGGCTGCTGGTGCTCTGGTACGTGCTGTGCCCCACCGAGCTGACCATCGTGTGGGGACTGCGGCTGCTGCTGTTGCTGCTGGGCCTGCACCTGCTGGTGGCGGTGGTGCCCTACTTGCCGCAGCTGCGGCACCGCACCGATACGCCCGGCTTCTGGCGCTACAACGAAAACCTGTTTCTGCGGCTGCTCACGGGTGGCCTCTACTCCGGCGTGCTCTACGTGGGCTGCGCGCTGGCTTTGACGGCCATCGAAAACCTGTTCGAGCTGAAGCTGGACCGCCACGTCTACGAGCACCTGTTCACGGTGCTGGCCACGGGCTTCAATACCTGGTTTTTTCTGGCCGGCGTGCCCCACGACTGGGGTGCGCTGGAGCAGGAAGCCCCGTATCCGAAGGGCCTGAAGCTGTTCACGCAGTTTGTGCTGCTGCCGCTGGTGGTGCTCTACCTGCTGATTCTCTACGCCTACCTGGCCCGCATCGTGGTGCGCTGGGAGCTGCCCGAAGGCTGGGTATCCATCCTGATTCTGGCGTTTTCGGTGGCCGGCATCTTCGCCCTGCTCCTGATTCATCCCATCCGCAACGCCCCCGAAAACACCTGGCTCCGCACGTTCGCGCGCTGGTTTTACCGGGCGCTGTTTCCGCTGCTGGGGCTGCTGTTCGTGGCCATCGGCACCCGCGTGAGCCAGTACGGCATCACCGAGGAGCGCTACTTCGTGCTGCTGCTGGCCGCGTGGCTGGCGGTGGTAGCGGCCTACTTCCTGTGGCGGCAGGGGCAGGGCATCATCCGGATTCCGGCCTCCCTGGCCGTGGTGGCGTTTCTGGCCGCCGGCGGGCCCTGGGGCGCCTTTGCCGTGGCCGAGCGCAGCCAGCTCAACCAGCTGCGCGAAATCAGCACGCGGTATGGGCTCTTGAAGAATGGCAAGCTGGATGGGGCCGGGAAGAGGGTGCCCGAGTTGCCGGCAGCCACGCAGAAACAGGTGGCTTCCATCTTCGACTTTTTCGCTAAGCGGAATTCCGTAGAGCGGTTGCAGCCGTTGTTCGCAACTACACTTATCCCCGCAGATTCGCTGCTGAACAAGGATGGGTGGCAGAAAAATAACTGGCTGAAAAAGCGGCTGTTCAGCGTGAGTGGTCTGGAAGGCCCCGACAGTTACGACTATCGAGAAGAAATCGAGTCGACTAGACAGACCTTCTATGCCAAGCCCCCCGACGTGAGGAGTCTTGGAAATGGGAAATATTGGGTAGCCAATATCAATTCAGATGTGGTGGAAACAGGCGGCAGTATCCCGCTGTCGTTACGGGAGGGGAACTTTCGCCTGTATTTTCCCGACTCCGGGGCCCGGATACTGCTGGAACAGGAACGCGCCGACGGTAGCTGGCAGTTGCAGCTGACGACCTATCCCGGCCGCCTGGCCGATTCAATGGCGGCCGGAATAGGCCGTCAGCCAGATAGGTCCTTGGAAGTGCCCGATCAGGCCCTCACCTTGCACGTTTCCAACAGGCGCCACACGCTGGATCTGTACCTGCAAAGGCTGTCCTACGATACAGGAAATAAGCTAAGCTACAGCTTCGAAGGTAGCGCCCTTCTGACAATAGCTGCCCCCTGA